The window GCTCTTTTGCCTGCAGACAGGCATAATTATACTGATCCTGAGGTCTACCAATGACTGACAGCATCCCACTGGGAACCAGTTCTGAGGCCTTCTGCATAGTCTCCGCTCGCACCAGGCTGAGATGCAGGtgaaggaaaaggaggctgAACAACAGAAGAAGAGGATCAGGAGCTGGAGCTgacacagcagcagctggaagTTGCCCTTAATATGGAGATCCAGGCTCggctggaggaggagagggcCAGACTGGAGCTTGAGCGGTAAAATGGATTTCTAACTCTTATTATGGccctttattattttatttgtgatGGAGATCTGATATATCCATGAGAAGTATTAACATTTTCAGTTGCTTCTTCTCTTTTCCCTCCTTCAGGTTGCTGCAGGCTGAAGATGAAAAGAGGAAACATTTCAGCTCCTCCAGGGCAGCAGCAACGCACAATGCAAAACCTCAGCCCCATACAGGAGCTGTCAGATGGCAGTCCCGATGAGGACACCCCCTCAGCCCTCAACTCTGCCTCTCAGGAGCTCCAGGATCTGCAGGCATCTCGCCAAAGAAGCCACCAGCGTCTGGAGGTGAACAAGTTTGTTTTGACTGGCTTTGTGAGCAGCATCTTATTTAGTGCTCTTCTAAAACAACACTGATGAGGATGCCTGCATGATTTTTGTTTCCAGGAGGTTCAGGAGAGGCTGAGGAATGCCAGTCAACATGTACGGCACTGGAACATCCAGCTGAACCGACTGATGACCCCCATTACTCCTGCAGGTGCCGTATTCACTTTGCCTCTTTGCAGCACAGACTTCTGGAACAGAGTGTTAGTATAGTTAATAACAGTGTAGACCATATAATCTGTCagataattgcattaaaatgcTACAAAAGGCACCTACCCCCAAACATGTCAAGAGATTCATTCAGTGACTTGAATGAAAGAATCTGACTCACCTCAcgttaattaaaattaaaactaaatctTATTATGATTTAAACACGGAAATCTTAAAACGAAAAATAACCGCATGCACAGTTGTTACAGgctgcaaacatgttttatactgCTTTGAAGTCTGGGACAGCATCATAAGAGACATAACTGATCTCACCGTAGTCCCATGAAGACTCAAGATGAGTGTTTTCACGACtgccatcttggtgttttgaaatcAGGCATGATGAATGAAGGGAAGAACTGTCTGTTAAGGTTCTCAGTCGttcaggtcatcgtagtctaaggagcttggaaagaaaagcatctggacttctttaagtttcttgaagagcgtttcacctctcattcaagaagcttcttcagttctcttAAGAAAttctgaactgaagaagcttctcagatgagaggtgaaacatcttcaagaaacttaaagaagtccagatgcttttctttccaagctccttagactgtaGTTAAACTTCACACACTGGACTTGTCAGTCACACATCCTTCGCCAGTAGGCATTCCCAGAATGATCTTTCCCCTTCTGACGCTTAGAATGACCAAATATGTGCAAAATGGACAATTCAACATGCCACCATGTCAGTCTTTTATTAAATATGACATGAAACAAATGACTGAGCCATTAAATTTGTCACAAAGGTGTTCACCTAATTCCAGGCAAATGGAATAGACTTCTATGGGACCATAAGTCTTTTTGCACTTTgacatttgttttacttttcagaTCTGTAACCTATAACTTTTATACTGTATGTGTTTTGATCATAGAGTCTACGGGACTTACTTACTTTTAGCACGTTTAGCAGTTGATGTTGGCTTCTTTTTCAGTACTGGAGCTTCCTGCTCATTGAAGACTTTTCTAAAAGGAAATGCTTAATCCAAAATGGCGTTTTAAGGGCTTGGATTAATGTCAATTTCAGCAAATATTCTCAACTCTAACTCTAACTCAAATTTTAAGAGAGAGCTTCACTGCTAAGCTCTCATCTGTGTGGGTGTCACGGTTCGCTTGAGGACCCACACGCAGGACTCGGAGGCACAGTCAGTATTTATTACAGTTCCACCAGGTGTATATACAAACAGTGCAGGGGATAGTGCTATATACAAAGCGGTGACAGGAAAAAGGCTCGGGAAATCCAGGTAGGGGAAAGACACTTGCTCCTCTTCTGACTCTCTCTCCAAACACTCACACAAAAGGGAATCCGCTCGGGGAATGCAGAGTCGGGTCCAGGGGATCTATGTACAGAAAGAAACACACGTTAGAGGTTTTGCACAGGGAAGCAAAAGAGAACTTGCTCAGAGCACTGACGCGAGTCACACACAACGATCCAGCGATGAGTAGAAGCCACTCCCTGGCTTAAATGCTGGCTGCACTGATGAGGCCCAGGTGTTTCCTCTTCAGAGGGGCGTGGGCCGAGGGCGTGAACCCACCAtgagtagagagagagagagagagagagggagagagagagagagacaacacTACTAGTCAGCGGCCTGCTGATCCCCTGGCCGTGACAGTGGGGTTCAAATCCCTTATTCAGATTAAGATTGTATGTGACATTACATtggcaaaaattaaatttactTGAAGAATGTGAGTATTGGAGTAAGTACTTGAGTAATTTTTGAATAACTTTAATTTTGTAATGTGCATATTTTATGAATAATGATGTTTCAATActttaatctactgaataagTAAGAATTAGACTTAATAatctttttactttaaaaagggAAATTGTGTACAATCTTTTATTCTCCAAAATGcacataataaaaatgttttgggAATGTATATGCTTTTTAAAACCAATTGCTTCTTACCTGATGCATGCTATAACTTTCAGCAAAACTGAACTAAAATTTGTTAACAAGCTTAC of the Oreochromis aureus strain Israel breed Guangdong unplaced genomic scaffold, ZZ_aureus HiC_scaffold_243, whole genome shotgun sequence genome contains:
- the LOC120436834 gene encoding differentially expressed in FDCP 6 homolog, with product MEIQARLEEERARLELERLKMKRGNISAPPGQQQRTMQNLSPIQELSDGSPDEDTPSALNSASQELQDLQASRQRSHQRLEEVQERLRNASQHVRHWNIQLNRLMTPITPAERLESRLLSKPTCPKKEGALASNEFITKFKIRVDQNRGDDESLEHQLEAANLSDESFEAQTEVNGQI